In Plasmodium falciparum 3D7 genome assembly, chromosome: 13, the following are encoded in one genomic region:
- a CDS encoding U3 small nucleolar RNA-associated protein 21, putative codes for MGVEKNISMPLKLSEVFCTDENNIKEYNKGKNNNIDIIENVEDYKEKSKQILNKYKITEFNKKIKSDQNIYEKKNKSIDDEYINDNRVNNGNIKEEHQDENIYTEKNYKNIIPSKESNLLIANGTTGIIVHNGIMCLSMKGIQPFIITSVKNSFCVYDPHKLRKAFLSEYFLEDIKNLYSTNNFVYVIFKRQVYKINDNGNKKIFSDHHKYNIINILITSDYLLTYSTKEIIIWNDNNDRNDFTQSDTNSELSDNEEKKDEKHVKTDNNTKGNPNSINKNNYTNDNDRNLDNNKNDPSNNKRNVKNNNKKNNIQENMPKKSDYFYKSINLFDNSSDVEIKSVIHPEGYINKVIITTNENKIYLYNINKEKIIHEYKAINILCLNEEKYIKIITPTLKNEELCIITSSNELYILDIEKDQIVYTKNIHMNDDFVSCVSFYTYQFNDEMNYIILIGTENGKLLMINLKNNQYFIRRDVHDYVKTILVSGQGYIYTCGYDNKIHLLNINKNNFTLDIIKTRNSCIGIVNNIKYLDDENHKLIVSANMENTKEGNLFIISPHNPEQNKDFSLNKKLNILNTTIIDFDININRHYDWNNILICFENSDRIYLASSYKKTISNEFLILPNSYSNKRQNKEKVNNEPFLKNEENVEEDNNADLENEEYKIYNEYETYQMLHLKKQKYATSVLISSCGHIGIVGYNDGEIHSFNIQSTTYRNEYKLNKYSISSKAHINGNILKLYLYGINYFVSASSSKEDTCLRVWNIYTSDLIYVYNIKNEYTNSVEDIHIVSFYHYNILTAVCLSNNHTLILDIEQKCITRKFHFAFLVTNIIFSKDNRLIFFALQNNTLLIYDIISNTFVDYLLFKNSVTSMVYDDIYLYTAHKNSYNFVYSFTNKNLFNKYNYYVSDYKSFHAIPIEVFSDTEDEKSYNIMNIKDLINMNEQSEDNLNNNINEKLSKHDEPINESEKNDYVNIMETYTSSENQINKNLITLSGFNISKIAYLIFLDKIKDKCKVEENVKRNDEIPFFLSTKLDKNIEYKDDKEEQFLQNVTNNLENKTSEQESQQQDEQEENQESNVESKEIVKSKHIGKNSKIQIPSSKLQEILSKNEESYIKVLKYFKSLSPSGIHYNILCLSTKEELENMMNFFIYHVKTNDNVDLIQAYLFIFLKAHGKKIMKSKEKKLKNTTKVLLQEIQGCWSNINFLFENIIFFIKFLTNIQLE; via the exons atggGTGTAGAGAAAAATATTTCGATGCCACTAAAACTTAGTGAAGTGTTTTGTactgatgaaaataatattaaagaataCAATAAAGggaaaaataacaatatagatataatagaAAATGTAGAAGACTATAAAGAAAAATCCAAGCAGAtattgaataaatataaaattactgaatttaataaaaaaataaaaagtgatcaaaatatatacgaaaaaaaaaataaaagtatagacgatgaatatataaatgataatcgTGTAAATAatggaaatataaaagaagaacatcaagatgaaaatatatatactgaAAAAAACTATAAAAACATTATTCCATCCAAAGAaagtaatttattaatagcCAATGGAACTACAGGTATAATTGTACACAATGGTATAATGTGTTTATCTATGAAAGGTATTCAAccatttattattactagcgtaaaaaattcattttgTGTATATGATCCTCACAAATTAAGGAAAGCATTTCTTTCagaatattttttagaagatataaaaaactTATATAGTACAAACAATTTCgtttatgtaatatttaaaagacaggtatataaaataaatgataatggaaataagaaaattttttctgaccatcataaatataatattattaatatattaattacatcggattatttattaacataCAGTACAAaggaaataattatatggaatgataataatgatagaaATGATTTTACTCAAAGTGACACAAATAGCGAATTATCcgataatgaagaaaaaaaagatgagAAACATGTTAAAACGGATAATAATACGAAGGGGAACCCTAATTctataaataagaataattatacaaatgataatgatagaaatcttgataataataaaaatgatccTAGTAATAACAAACGTaatgttaaaaataataataaaaaaaacaatattcaAGAAAATATGCCGAAAAAAagtgattatttttataaatcaaTCAATTTATTTGATAATTCATCGGATGTTGAAATTAAAAGTGTTATTCATCCAGAaggttatataaataaagttATTATAACTACCaacgaaaataaaatatatttatataatattaataaggaaaaaataattcatgAATATAAAgcaataaatattttatgcctaaatgaagaaaaatatattaaaataataacaccaacattaaaaaatgaagaactTTGTATTATTACATCATccaatgaattatatatactagaTATTGAAAAAGATCAAATTGTATATaccaaaaatatacatatgaatgATGACTTTGTTAGTTGTGTTAgtttttatacatatcaatttaatgatgaaatgaattatattatattaataggaACTGAAAATGGCAAACTACTTATGAttaatttgaaaaataatcaatattttataagGAGGGATGTACATGATTATGTAAAAACTATATTGGTATCAGGTcaaggatatatatatacatgcggatatgataataaaattcatttattgaatataaataaaaataattttacattagatattataaaaactaGAAATAGTTGTATTGGAATAGTTAATAATATCAAATATTTAGATGATGAAAATCATAAATTAATTGTCTCAGCAAATATGGAGAATACAAAAGAAggaaatttatttattataagtCCGCATAATCCTGAACAAAATAAGGATTTCTCATTGAATAAAAaacttaatattttaaatactaCCATAATAGATTttgatattaatataaatagacATTATGACtggaataatattttaatttgttttgaAAATTCAGATCGTATATATTTAGCATcatcttataaaaaaacaatatctaatgaatttttaatattacctAATTCATATTCAAATAAAagacaaaataaagaaaaagtaaataatgaaccatttttaaaaaatgaagaaaatgtagaagaagataataatgctgatttagaaaatgaagaatataaaatatataatgaatatgaaaCTTATCAAATGCTTCATTTAAAAAAGCAAAAATATGCAACATCTGTATTAATATCATCATGCGGACATATAGGTATTGTTGGATATAATGATGGAGAAATtcattcttttaatatacaaTCTACAACATAtagaaatgaatataaattaaataaatattctatTTCATCTAAAGCTCATATAAAtggtaatatattaaaattatatttatatggaattaattattttgtatctGCTTCCAGTTCTAAGGAAGATACATGTTTAAGAgtatggaatatatatacaagcgatttaatttatgtttataatataaaaaatgaatatactaATTCAGTAGAGGATATTCATATTGTCtcattttatcattataacaTACTTACGGCTGTTTGCCTCTCAAATAATCATACATTAATTTTAGATATTGAACAAAAATGTATTACAAGAAAATTCCATTTTGCATTTCTCGTaactaatataatttttagtaAAGATAATAGGTTAATTTTCTTTgcattacaaaataatacattattgatatatgatattatttcAAATACATTTGtagattatttattatttaaaaattcgGTTACGTCAATGGTATATgatgatatttatttatatacagcACACAAaaattcttataattttgtatatagTTTTACTAACAAAAATTTattcaataaatataattattatgttaGTGATTATAAATCTTTTCATGCTATACCAATAGAAGTATTCTCTGATACTGAAGATGAAAAAAGTTacaatataatgaatataaaagatttaattaatatgaatgaaCAAAGTGAAGATAACcttaacaataatattaatgaaaaattatcaaAACATGACGAACCAATAAATGAaagtgaaaaaaatgattatgtaaatataatggAAACGTATACTTCAAGTGAAAaccaaattaataaaaatttaataaccTTATCaggttttaatatatcaaaaattgCATACCTTATTTTCCTTGATAAAATAAAGGACAAGTGTAAGGTAGAAGAAAATGTTAAAAGAAATGATGAAATTCCATTTTTCCTTAGCACAAAAttggataaaaatattgaatataAAGATGATAAAGAAGAACAATTCTTGCAGAATGTCACAAATAATTTGGAAAATAAAACAAGTGAACAAGAATCCCAACAGCAAGATGAACAAGAAGAAAATCAAGAGAGTAATGTTGAAAGTAAAGAAATTGTAAAAAGTAAGCACATAGGAAAGAATAGTAAAATTCAAATACCATCATCAAAATTGCAAGAAATATTGTCCAAAAATGAAGAATCCTATATAA AGGTTTTGAAATACTTCAAAAGTCTATCGCCTTCCGGgatacattataatatattgtgcTTAAGTACAAAAGAAGAG ttggaaaatatgatgaattttttcatttaccATGTTAAGACAAATGATAATGTTGATTTAATCCAggcatatttatttatatttttaaag GCACAtggtaaaaaaattatgaaatccaaagaaaagaaattaaagaatACTACAAAGGTATTACTTCAAGAAATTCAAGGATGTTGGTCTAACATCAACTTCTtatttgaaaatataattttttttattaaatttttaacaaatataCAATTAGAATAA
- a CDS encoding T-complex protein 1 subunit delta has product MAEVAKNKNTEKLNRNEKQNDVRLTNILAAKAVADVTRTSLGPKGMDKMIEDGKGGVIITNDGATILKEMAVAHPTAKMIVELSKAQDVEAGDGTTSVVVMCGSFLNVCKSLLDKNIHCQKISESFFEASLKSEEILREMSIPIDLNDKNMLIQNAITSLNSKVVSYNSSLLAPIAVDVILKITDINKDTNVDLNNVRIVKKLGGTIEDTEIVDGLIFTGNKISKKAQGLKNLTQAKIGLIQFCLSLPKTDMDNTVVVKDYNSMDRLLREERLIIGKMIKKIASTGCNLLIIQKSILRDAVNDLALDFLAKAKIMVIKDIDREDIEFISKTCNCIPVASLDYFTSDKLGYAENVTTESVGYGEIVKITGVESKNTISVLLRASNNLMLDEAERSLHDALCVVRSLIKEKAVLPGGAAPEMELSQKLYQWANTLKGSKQICVKAFSDALELIPYTLAENAGLSPLHIVTELRNKHAEGHKYHGINIRTGTISNMIDENVIQPLLVTSTAIKLATETVMMILKIDDTVICR; this is encoded by the exons ATGGCAGAAGTAGCAA AGAATAAAAACacagaaaaattaaatagaaATGAAAAGCAAAACGATGTGAGgctaacaaatatattagcAGCAAAGGCCGTTGCCGATGTCACAAGAACGAGCTTAGGGCCTAAGGGGATGGATAAGATg ATTGAAGATGGTAAAGGGGGAGTTATTATAACTAATGATGGAGCTacaattttaaaagaaatggCTGTAGCCCACCCAACAGCGAAAATGATTGTTGAGCTGAGTAAAGCTCAAGATGTAGAGGCAGGTGACGGCACTACATCCGTTGTAGTAATGTGTGGTTCGTTTTTAAATGTATGCAAATCATtattagataaaaatatacattgtCAGAAAATATCTGAAAGTTTTTTTGAAGCCTCATTAAAAAGTGAAGAAATATTAAGAGAAATGTCTATACCTATAGatttaaatgataaaaatatgttaatacAAAATGCAATAACATCATTAAATTCAAAGGTTGTATCTTATAATTCATCTTTATTGGCACCAATTGCTGTTGATgtcatattaaaaattacagACATTAACAAAGATACAAATGTGGACTTAAATAATGTACGaattgtaaaaaaattaGGAGGTACTATTGAAGATACCGAAATTGTAGATGGATTAATTTTTAcaggaaataaaataagtaaaAAAGCCCAAGGTCTAAAGAATTTAACTCAAGCAAAGATTGGATTAATTCAATTTTGCTTATCATTGCCTAAAACAGATATGGACAATACGGTTGTAGTAAAAGATTATAATAGTATGGATAGATTATTAAGAGAAGAACGTTTAATTATTggtaaaatgataaaaaaaatagctaGCACAGGatgtaatttattaataatacaaaaaagtaTATTACGTGATGCTGTAAATGATTTAGCATTGGACTTTTTAGCAAAAGCTAAAATTATGGttataaaagatatagaTAGAGAAGATATTGAATTTATATCCAAAACTTGTAATTGTATTCCAGTAGCTAGCTTGGATTATTTTACATCCGATAAACTCGGATATGCTGAAAATGTCACAACTGAATCAGTAGGATATGGAGAAATAGTAAAAATAACAGGAGTAGAGTCAAAAAACACTATATCAGTTTTATTACGAGcttcaaataatttaatgTTAGATGAAGCAGAAAGATCATTACATGATGCATTATGTGTAGTAAGAAGTTTGATTAAGGAAAAGGCTGTATTACCAGGTGGTGCAGCACCTGAAATGGAATTATCTCAAAAGTTGTATCAATGGGCTAATACATTAAAGGGATCAAAGCAAATATGTGTAAAAGCATTTTCGGATGCCTTAGAATTAATTCCTTATACATTAGCAGAAAACGCAGGTTTATCACCACTTCATATTGTTACAGAATTAAGAAATAAACACGCAGAAGGTCATAAATATCATGGTATTAATATCAGAACTGGTACCATTTCTAATATGATTGATGAAAATGTCATACAACCTTTATTAGTTACATCAACAGCAATTAAATTGGCAACCGAAACAGTTATGATGATTCTTAAAATTGATGACACAGTTATTTGtagataa
- a CDS encoding pyrroline-5-carboxylate reductase, putative has protein sequence MENIKLGFMGLGQMGSALAHGIANANIIKKENLFYYGPSKKNTTLNYMSSNEELARHCDIIVCAVKPDIAGSVLNNIKPYLSSKLLISICGGLNIGKLEEMVGSENKIVWVMPNTPCLVGEGSFIYCSNKNVNSTDKKYVNDIFNSCGIIHEIKEKDMDIATAISGCGPAYVYLFIESLIDAGVKNGLSRELSKNLVLQTIKGSVEMVKKSDQPVQQLKDNIVSPGGITAVGLYSLEKNSFKYTVMNAVEAACEKSKAMGSK, from the exons atggaaaatataaaattag GTTTTATGGGTCTTGGTCAAATGGGATCTGCATTAGCCCATGGAATAGCAAATGCAAATATCATAAAGAaggaaaatttattttactaTGGACcatctaaaaaaaatactacCTTGAATTATATGAGTTCCAATGAAGAA cTTGCACGCCATTGTGATATAATTGTATGTGCCGTAAAACCCGATATAGCTGGTTCTGTATTGAATAATATTAAG CCCTACTTATCATCCAAATTGTTAATATCAATATGCGGTGGATTAAACATTGGAAAATTGGAAGag aTGGTAGGAAGTGAAAACAAAATCGTGTGGGTTATGCCCAATACACCATGTTTAGTAGGTGAAGGATCTTTCATATATTGTTccaataaaaatgtaaactCTAcggataaaaaatatgtgaatgatatttttaattcatgTGGAATTATCcatgaaataaaagaaaaagatatgGATATAGCAACAGCTATTTCTGGTTGTGGACCTgcatatgtttatttatttatcgaAAGCTTAATTGATGCTGGAGTAAAAAATGGATTGTCTAGAGAATTATCAAAAAATTTAGTTTTACAAACAATTAAAGGTTCAGTTGAAATGGTCAAAAAATCAGATCAACCTGTTCAACAACTAAAAGATAACATTGTTTCACCTGGGGGAATAACAGCTGTAGGATTATATTCATTggaaaaaaattcttttaaatatacag taatGAATGCTGTTGAAGCTGCTTGTGAAAAATCAAAAGCCATGGGTagtaaataa